Proteins from a single region of Chaetodon trifascialis isolate fChaTrf1 chromosome 10, fChaTrf1.hap1, whole genome shotgun sequence:
- the rlig1 gene encoding RNA ligase 1, protein MRRLSSVQHKIPCVFQTEVKEEPSRKRDCQQFQVVATANVNPVALEANVDCALATEKLDGTCCYVTVYKGQPYLWARLDRKPNKQAEKRFKKHQYAHKSCKGFTWNIEEDFKTVPETWIPAHRVKHHSGHPVPDEHGHIPGWVPVEKDNKQYCWHSSVVNYELGAALVLRPGADDEDVLEIAAVPLADLLEQTLELIGTNVNGNPYVLGSKKQPVHCLVSHGSVRIRNPPPVDFQQLSSWFQESPEGRVEGIVWHCNDSTLIKVHRHHLGMRWPDGETCLGDRSVVVHVDRTVDEYDNSKDLFTSFSRLNGRRFSRLQDIQFDSYTPEERFQSF, encoded by the exons CAATTTCAGGTTGTTGCCACTGCGAACGTGAATCCTGTGGCGCTGGAGGCCAACGTTGATTGTGCCCTCGCCACAGAAAAGCTAGATGGCACTTGCTGTTACGTTACAGTTTATAAAG GTCAGCCTTACCTCTGGGCTCGACTCGACAGGAAACCCAACAAACAGGCAGAGAAGAGGTTCAAAAAGCATCAGTATGCTCACAAGAGCTGTAAAG GTTTTACTTGGAACATAGAGGAAGATTTTAAGACGGTGCCAGAGACATGGATCCCAGCCCACAGGGTCAAACACCACAGCGGCCACCCAGTGCCTGACGAGCACGGACATATTCCAG GCTGGGTTCCAGTGGAGAAGGACAACAAACAGTACTGCTGGCACTCCTCTGTGGTCAATTATGAGCTCGGGGCAGCTCTGGTTCTCAGGCCTGGcgctgatgatgaggatgtgcTAGAAATTGCAGCCGTCCCACTGGCGGACCTCCTGGAACAAACATTGGAGCTCATTGGAACCAACGTCAATGGAAACCCTTATG TATTGGGGAGTAAGAAGCAGCCTGTCCACTGCCTGGTGTCACACGGGAGTGTTCGAATCAGAAACCCTCCGCCGGTGGACTTCCAGCAGCTGAGCTCCTGGTTCCAGGAGAGTCCAGAGGGCCGAGTTGAGGGCATAGTCTGGCACTGCAATGACAGCACGCTCATTAAG GTTCATCGTCATCACCTGGGCATGAGGTGGCCGGATGGAGAAACGTGCCTCGGCGACCGGTCGGTGGTTGTTCATGTTGACAGGACGGTTGATGAATACGACAACAGCAAGGACTTGTTCACATCCTTCTCCAGACTAAATGGACGCCGTTTTAGCCGGCTGCAGGACATCCAGTTCGACTCGTATACGCCGGAGGAGCGTTTCCAAAGCTTCTGA